One part of the Trichoplusia ni isolate ovarian cell line Hi5 chromosome 2, tn1, whole genome shotgun sequence genome encodes these proteins:
- the LOC113501204 gene encoding uncharacterized protein LOC113501204 — translation MLPQLALFFTIFAFIILENNKTNSFKTLADLKNQFKKVENEGFSTSDIWVGKAMDFVYSNKTIMSLLARELWNVGSKAIDKIVEVKDRRKQQSQ, via the exons ATGTTGCCTCAACTAGCGTTATTCTTCACAATATTCGCTTTTATAatactagaaaataataaaacaaattcttttaaaacGCTAGCGGACCTAAAGAATCAGTTTAAGAAAGTCGAGAACGAAGGGTTTAGTACATCGGATATTTGGGTCGGTAAAGCAATGGATTTCGTCTACTCGAATAAGACAATTATGAGTTTACTCGCAAGAGAACTTTGGAACGTGGGATCAAAGGCTATTGATAAAATTGTGGAAGTGAAGGACAGGAGGAAAC aacaatcgCAGTGA